A single region of the Pan troglodytes isolate AG18354 chromosome 18, NHGRI_mPanTro3-v2.0_pri, whole genome shotgun sequence genome encodes:
- the DBNDD1 gene encoding dysbindin domain-containing protein 1 isoform X2, giving the protein MSDQELAEVFADSDDENLNTESPAGLHPLPRAGCLRSPSWTRTRAEQSREKQPPGDPERQAAVLDTFLTVERPQED; this is encoded by the exons ATGTCGGACCAGGAGCTGGCCGAGGTCTTTGCTGACTCGGACGACGAGAACCTCAACACCGAGTCCCCAGCAG GTCTGCACCCGCTGCCCCGGGCCGGCTGCCTGCGCTCCCCTTCCTGGACGAGGACAAGGGCTGAGCAGAGCCGCGAGAAGCAGCCCCCAGGCGACCCCGAGCGGCAGGCCGCAGTCCTGGACACGTTTCTCACTGTGGAGAGGCCCCAGGAGGACTAG
- the DBNDD1 gene encoding dysbindin domain-containing protein 1 isoform X3 has product MGETWKNICSTVRHGWWLRDHRMAGLPIPPEIVKEAEVPQAALGVPAQGTGDNGHTPVEEEVGGIPVPAPGLLQVTERRQPLSSVSSLEVHFDLLDLTELTDMSDQELAEVFADSDDENLNTESPAGLHPLPRAGCLRSPSWTRTRAEQSREKQPPGDPERQAAVLDTFLTVERPQED; this is encoded by the exons atgggaGAAACCTGGAAGAATATTTGCTCAACTGTGAGGCATGGTTGGTGGCTAAGGGATCACAGAATGGCAGGCCTGCCTATTCCTCCTG AGATcgttaaggaggctgaggtgccgCAGGCTGCGCTGGGCGTCCCAGCCCAGGGGACAGGGGACAATGGCCACACGCCTGTGGAGGAGGAGGTCGGAGGCATCCCAGTACCAGCACCGGGGCTCCTGCAGGTCACGGAGAGGAGGC AGCCTCTGAGCAGCGTCTCCTCCCTGGAGGTCCACTTCGACCTCCTGGACCTCACTGAGCTCACCGACATGTCGGACCAGGAGCTGGCCGAGGTCTTTGCTGACTCGGACGACGAGAACCTCAACACCGAGTCCCCAGCAG GTCTGCACCCGCTGCCCCGGGCCGGCTGCCTGCGCTCCCCTTCCTGGACGAGGACAAGGGCTGAGCAGAGCCGCGAGAAGCAGCCCCCAGGCGACCCCGAGCGGCAGGCCGCAGTCCTGGACACGTTTCTCACTGTGGAGAGGCCCCAGGAGGACTAG
- the DBNDD1 gene encoding dysbindin domain-containing protein 1 isoform X1, producing the protein MEPPEGAGTGEIVKEAEVPQAALGVPAQGTGDNGHTPVEEEVGGIPVPAPGLLQVTERRQPLSSVSSLEVHFDLLDLTELTDMSDQELAEVFADSDDENLNTESPAGLHPLPRAGCLRSPSWTRTRAEQSREKQPPGDPERQAAVLDTFLTVERPQED; encoded by the exons AGATcgttaaggaggctgaggtgccgCAGGCTGCGCTGGGCGTCCCAGCCCAGGGGACAGGGGACAATGGCCACACGCCTGTGGAGGAGGAGGTCGGAGGCATCCCAGTACCAGCACCGGGGCTCCTGCAGGTCACGGAGAGGAGGC AGCCTCTGAGCAGCGTCTCCTCCCTGGAGGTCCACTTCGACCTCCTGGACCTCACTGAGCTCACCGACATGTCGGACCAGGAGCTGGCCGAGGTCTTTGCTGACTCGGACGACGAGAACCTCAACACCGAGTCCCCAGCAG GTCTGCACCCGCTGCCCCGGGCCGGCTGCCTGCGCTCCCCTTCCTGGACGAGGACAAGGGCTGAGCAGAGCCGCGAGAAGCAGCCCCCAGGCGACCCCGAGCGGCAGGCCGCAGTCCTGGACACGTTTCTCACTGTGGAGAGGCCCCAGGAGGACTAG
- the LOC104002732 gene encoding LOW QUALITY PROTEIN: AFG3-like protein 1 (The sequence of the model RefSeq protein was modified relative to this genomic sequence to represent the inferred CDS: inserted 1 base in 1 codon; substituted 1 base at 1 genomic stop codon) yields the protein MAGYLPCTHRVAAKAHLLLLCPGFNSATNVVVLAGTNRPDVLDPALMRPGWFHRQIYTGPPDIKGRSSIFKVHLRPLKLDESLNKDALARKLAALTPGFPAALIAARHLSSSVHEKHFQQAIERVIGGLEKKAQVLQPGEKTTVAYHEAGHVVVGWLLEHVDPLLKVSIIPQGKGLGYAQYLPREQQLYTQEQLFDRTCMMLGGRVAEQLCSGXITVGAQDDLRKVTQSAYAQIAQFGVSEKLGQVSFDFSRHGKAPVEKPYGEASAQLLDDEVRHLVSATCRRTLDLLTQCREHVEKVGQRLLEKADMVELLGARPFAEKSTYEEFVEGAGSLEEDTSLPEGLKGWNRGQEEEGVESSLCRGXCVAYGGRLHLLLGGVGVTATYLGPWQSSCGISPKTN from the exons ATGGCTGGTTACCTGCCATGCACACATCGGGTAGCTGCTAAGGCTCACCTGCTTCTCCTGTGTCCAGGGTTCAACTCTGCCACCAACGTCGTGGTGTTGGCTGGCACCAACCGCCCTGACGTCCTGGACCCGGCCCTCATGCGGCCTGGCTGGTTTCATCGCCAGATTTACACTG GTCCTCCTGACATCAAAGGCAGGTCCTCCATCTTTAAGGTCCACCTGCGCCCACTGAAGCTGGACGAGAGCCTCAATAAGGACGCCCTGGCGAGGAAGCTGGCAGCGCTCACCCCAGGCTTCCCTG CAGCCCTGATTGCTGCCCGGCATCTGAGTTCTTCTGTTCACGAGAAACACTTTCAGCAGGCCATTGAGAGGGTCATCGGAG GTCTTGAGAAGAAGGCCCAGGTCCTGCAGCCCGGTGAAAAGACAACTGTGGCCTACCACGAGGCCGGACACGTGGTGGTGGGCTGGCTCCTGGAGCACGTGGACCCCCTGCTGAAG GTGTCCATCATACCCCAGGGCAAGGGGCTCGGCTACGCACAGTACCTGCCCCGGGAGCAGCAGCTCTACACCCAGGAGCAGCTCTTCGACCGCACGTGCATGATGCTCGGGGGCCGGGTGGCCGAGCAGCTGTGCTCCGGGTAGATCACTGTGGGGGCTCAGGACGACCTGAGGAAGGTCACCCAGAGCGCCTACGCCCAG ATTGCGCAGTTTGGGGTGAGTGAGAAGCTGGGCCAGGTGTCCTTCGACTTTTCCCGACACGGCAAGGCCCCGGTGGAAAAGCCGTACGGCGAGGCGAGCGCCCAGCTCCTTGATGACGAGGTCCGGCACCTCGTCAGTGCCACCTGCAGGCGCACCCTGGACCTGCTGACACAGTGCCGGGAGCATGTGGAGAAG GTGGGCCAGCGGCTCCTGGAGAAGGCAGACATGGTGGAGCTGCTGGGCGCCCGGCCCTTCGCGGAGAAGTCTACCTATGAGGAGTTTGTAGAGGGCGCGGGCAGCCTGGAGGAGGACACATCCCTTCCCGAGGGGCTGAAGGGTTGGAACCGTGGACAGGAGGAGGAAGGTGTGGAGAGCAGCCTGTGCAGGG TCTGCGTAGCCTATGGCGGTCGCCTGCACCTGCTGCTGGGTGGAGTTGGGGTGACTGCCACTTACCTGGGGCCTTGGCAAAGCAGCTGCGGAATCTCACCCAAAACAAATTAA